The following proteins are encoded in a genomic region of Rissa tridactyla isolate bRisTri1 chromosome 5, bRisTri1.patW.cur.20221130, whole genome shotgun sequence:
- the ARL9 gene encoding ADP-ribosylation factor-like protein 9 isoform X2 has translation MYLPKVLLLIYVVDSADHARLPVAKQLLHQLIQNNSTLPVVVLANKQDLEGAYCITDIHDALALSDLGDERKMFLIGTHVAEDGSEISSSMKDAKELIAQLVLEAQ, from the exons ATGTACCTGCCCAAAGTCCTGTTGCTAATCTATGTCGTGGACTCCGCCGATCATGCCCGACTGCCTGTGGCGAAGCAGCTGCTTCATCAACTGATCCAGAACAACTCCACCCTGCCGGTGGTGGttctggccaacaagcag GACCTCGAAGGTGCATATTGCATCACCGATATCCACGATGCTCTGGCACTGTCTGATCTTGGGGATGAGAGGAAGATGTTCTTGATTGGTACCCACGTGGCAGAGGACGGCTCCGAGATCTCCTCCAGCATGAAGGATGCCAAGGAGCTGATAGCGCAGCTGGTTCTGGAAGCACAGTGA
- the ARL9 gene encoding ADP-ribosylation factor-like protein 9 isoform X1: protein MGRDPRVQGCGGNRLCAPGCRGSSPSAPGCPCAPPGAQRSGATMGSRLRPAALCGAALALAGGAALAAWAWARLRSRVAPPAALHAAAAADQGKGRSKQILVLGLDGAGKTSILHALATNHVKRSMAPTEGFNAICVNTEESQMEFLEIGGSESLRSYWKMYLPKVLLLIYVVDSADHARLPVAKQLLHQLIQNNSTLPVVVLANKQDLEGAYCITDIHDALALSDLGDERKMFLIGTHVAEDGSEISSSMKDAKELIAQLVLEAQ from the exons ATGGGGCGGGATCCGCGCGTTCAGGGCTGTGGGGGGAACCGCCTCTGCGCGCCGGGCTGCAGGGGGAGCTCCCCGTCTGCGCCCGGGTGTCCCTGCGCGCCGCCGGGCGCCCAGCGGAGCGGGGCTACCATGGGTTCCCGCCTGCGGCCCGCCGCGCTCTGCGGGGCGGCGCTGGCCctggcgggcggcgcggccctgGCGGCCTGGGCCTGGGCCCGCCTGCGGAGTCGGGtcgcgccccccgccgccctccatgccgccgccgccgccgatcAG GGTAAAGGACGCAGCAAGCAGATACTGGTGCTGGGCCTGGATGGGGCCGGGAAGACCAGCATTCTCCATGCCCTGGCAACGAACCATGTCAAGCGCAGCATGGCTCCTACCGAGGGCTTCAATGCCATCTGTGTCAACACCGAAGAGTCCCAGATGGAGTTCCTGGAGA TCGGGGGCAGTGAATCTCTGCGTTCATACTGGAAGATGTACCTGCCCAAAGTCCTGTTGCTAATCTATGTCGTGGACTCCGCCGATCATGCCCGACTGCCTGTGGCGAAGCAGCTGCTTCATCAACTGATCCAGAACAACTCCACCCTGCCGGTGGTGGttctggccaacaagcag GACCTCGAAGGTGCATATTGCATCACCGATATCCACGATGCTCTGGCACTGTCTGATCTTGGGGATGAGAGGAAGATGTTCTTGATTGGTACCCACGTGGCAGAGGACGGCTCCGAGATCTCCTCCAGCATGAAGGATGCCAAGGAGCTGATAGCGCAGCTGGTTCTGGAAGCACAGTGA